Proteins found in one Solitalea lacus genomic segment:
- a CDS encoding DUF1735 domain-containing protein: MKKKILSFLLCAGIVSPALFTSCVKDEITELTDQGQSMVKVSESPANKLFFSPFTTVKKVDLFNIMRDVNSNATLNTSGTIKLTLAPDMIANYNKKYKETFVALPESMFTLANSSVVKVDGGYTVTFNPGDFAQAISINVDGGKWGALTNKYAVGFRITNSAGMRIPEGRDSVVALLSIKNQYDGVYKVNGKALREGDPVLSGAFPEQSYSLITTGPNSVKMDRVACWASGANIGGIGPWELTLDPATNNVTVKDAANAAVVNNPAGVNKYDPATKTFSISVYWGTGPANRAWEATFKYDKSR; this comes from the coding sequence ATGAAAAAAAAGATATTAAGTTTCCTTTTATGTGCGGGGATCGTAAGTCCAGCTTTATTTACCTCCTGTGTAAAAGATGAAATAACTGAATTGACTGATCAAGGTCAAAGCATGGTAAAAGTTTCGGAGTCTCCGGCCAATAAGCTTTTCTTTTCTCCGTTTACCACTGTAAAAAAAGTTGATCTATTCAATATCATGCGTGATGTAAATTCAAATGCTACGCTAAATACTTCAGGTACAATTAAATTGACCTTGGCTCCTGATATGATTGCCAATTACAATAAAAAATATAAGGAAACCTTTGTTGCATTGCCTGAATCAATGTTTACGTTAGCGAATTCTTCAGTAGTGAAGGTTGATGGTGGATATACTGTAACCTTTAATCCTGGTGATTTTGCACAAGCTATATCAATAAATGTTGATGGAGGCAAGTGGGGGGCCTTAACAAATAAGTATGCAGTTGGCTTTAGAATTACTAATTCTGCAGGCATGCGTATTCCTGAAGGTAGAGACTCAGTTGTTGCCCTTTTAAGTATTAAAAATCAATATGATGGAGTTTATAAAGTTAATGGAAAAGCTTTAAGAGAGGGTGACCCTGTTTTATCAGGAGCATTCCCAGAGCAATCTTATTCATTGATTACAACAGGTCCTAATTCGGTTAAAATGGATCGTGTAGCTTGTTGGGCAAGTGGAGCAAATATTGGAGGTATTGGGCCATGGGAGCTGACTCTTGATCCTGCAACCAATAACGTAACAGTTAAAGATGCTGCAAATGCTGCTGTTGTAAACAATCCTGCTGGTGTTAATAAATATGACCCTGCAACTAAAACATTTAGTATTTCGGTTTATTGGGGTACAGGGCCAGCAAATAGGGCATGGGAAGCTACCTTTAAATATGATAAATCAAGATAA
- a CDS encoding c-type cytochrome translates to MSTNSNVFLKTCLKKGALILTIAFLCVAQAFAADPKEGETLFKANCAACHAVGKRVTGPALKDVDKRHDEAWLLKWVHDSQAMVKSGDPAAVKIFEEYNKQVMNSFPSLTDDNIKSILAYIKQEGDAIEKAAAAGPAGGAATAEKGTSNFTILGLLGLVVVLFVVIVVLNRVIKTLEQLVSTKKADGTLVEAEEEEEAPSKLAETFKRLASNKKVIALTILAVLIVGSAWSWKEMWDVGVTQNYQPAQPIKFSHKVHAGVNQINCQYCHSGAWKSKNASIPSANVCMNCHNQINEYKGEPLLDAEGEKIDGTAEIKKIYQALDYDPSTQKYGPNQRPIEWVRIHNLPDFAYFNHSQHVKVAEESIRAAKGLKADEPVCYACHGEVAKMDEVYQASQLTMKWCVDCHRSTELKHAPKNHYYDGMVELHEKIKKGEKVTVAQMGGLECAKCHY, encoded by the coding sequence ATGAGTACGAACTCGAACGTTTTTTTGAAAACCTGTCTGAAAAAAGGTGCATTAATTCTCACAATCGCCTTTTTATGCGTAGCGCAAGCCTTTGCTGCAGACCCTAAAGAAGGGGAAACGCTCTTTAAAGCCAATTGTGCAGCTTGTCACGCCGTTGGAAAACGTGTTACCGGTCCAGCATTGAAAGATGTGGACAAACGTCATGATGAAGCATGGTTGCTTAAATGGGTGCATGACTCGCAAGCAATGGTTAAATCGGGCGATCCAGCTGCTGTTAAGATTTTTGAAGAGTATAACAAGCAGGTGATGAACTCTTTCCCAAGTCTTACAGATGACAACATTAAATCTATCTTAGCTTATATTAAGCAAGAAGGCGATGCTATTGAAAAAGCCGCTGCCGCTGGTCCTGCCGGAGGTGCTGCTACTGCCGAAAAAGGTACCAGTAACTTCACTATTTTAGGTTTATTGGGCTTAGTTGTTGTATTGTTTGTGGTAATTGTGGTGTTAAACCGTGTTATTAAAACATTAGAACAATTAGTATCGACCAAAAAGGCGGATGGTACTTTGGTTGAGGCTGAAGAAGAGGAAGAAGCTCCTTCTAAATTGGCTGAAACGTTCAAAAGACTAGCCTCTAATAAAAAAGTAATTGCATTAACAATCTTAGCTGTTTTAATTGTTGGTTCTGCATGGTCATGGAAAGAAATGTGGGATGTAGGTGTTACCCAGAATTATCAACCAGCACAACCTATTAAGTTCTCTCACAAAGTACACGCTGGCGTAAATCAAATTAATTGTCAATACTGTCACTCAGGTGCGTGGAAGAGTAAAAATGCAAGCATTCCTTCTGCAAATGTTTGTATGAACTGTCATAACCAAATTAATGAATACAAAGGCGAGCCATTATTAGATGCCGAAGGCGAGAAAATTGATGGTACAGCTGAAATCAAAAAAATCTACCAAGCTTTAGACTACGATCCAAGTACTCAAAAATACGGACCAAATCAACGTCCAATTGAGTGGGTTCGCATTCATAATCTTCCAGACTTTGCTTATTTCAATCACTCACAACACGTAAAAGTTGCTGAAGAGTCGATTCGTGCTGCTAAAGGTCTGAAAGCTGATGAGCCGGTATGTTATGCTTGTCATGGCGAAGTTGCCAAAATGGATGAAGTATATCAGGCTTCTCAGTTAACCATGAAATGGTGTGTTGACTGTCACCGTAGTACCGAATTGAAGCATGCTCCTAAAAACCACTACTATGATGGTATGGTTGAACTTCATGAGAAAATCAAGAAGGGTGAGAAGGTTACCGTTGCTCAAATGGGCGGCCTTGAGTGTGCAAAATGTCATTATTAA
- a CDS encoding TAT-variant-translocated molybdopterin oxidoreductase → MESNNKTYWKGLEELNSTSEFEALQKREFAEDLPIEEILSGKAIDSTVMPRRDFLKSLGFGVGAVALAACNQAPVTKAVPYLIKPEEITPGIPNYYTGISKDGYGILVKTREGRPIKIEGNTNCPIGQGGVDSAGHASVIDLYDSTKLHAPVLKGSESNWEDVDAFVKEQLAKVNTSGKKIVLLTDSINSPSTNAVIADFIKAYPTAKQVTYDAVSYSGIINANKNSFEKAVIPSYKFDNANLIVSFGADFLGTWISPVEFTRQYVSKRNAKHLKEAKAMSRHIQFETEMSLTGSNADVRIPVRPSQSGLALIGLYNNVAKLAGAQTFSVETPEFAGNIIAKTAKELWENKGKSLVVAGSNDVSTQVLVNAINALLGNYGSTIDLDTPSQQFKGNDAEVVELVNEMNRGEVGALFVYGVNPVYSYPKASDFAAALKKVALKVSFAEREDETAKGFDVIAPDHHSLEAWTDAEPRKGVFLIGQPTINPIYDTRPAQKSLLVWANNPVEYLDYVKNVWSTIIFPQVGAGIFQDQWDTLLRTGFVKTAGAVAQPYTFAKDLSTVVSTITNNSKAASGKVELTVFKHTNVGDGRGANNPLLQECPDPVSKVTWDNYVALSEKFAKEQGIEEFDVVKVETNGYSIELPVILQPGQAYGTASIALGYGRTDAGKAGNEVGKNAFPFVSIVNGSLQNFNSVSITKTGDSYELARTQTHHSFEGRDIIRETTISAYAKDPASGSHGHHDLAEISEQNEKGEAKRDKYGNLKLLNLWEDKEKRGHHWGMAIDLNACTGCGSCIISCNIENNVAVVGRDEVRRRREMHWLRIDRYYSKVEEGTEGYMGKDSKEEAVEVVHQPMLCQHCDHAPCETVCPVLATMHSSEGLNQMAYNRCFGTRYCANNCPYKVRRFNWFNYTDNDKFDYYMNNPMGKLVLNPDVVVRSRGVMEKCSMCVQRIQAGKLQAKMENRPLKDGDIKTACQQSCPSNAIVFGDINDPESEVSKLLHNERTYYVLESIGVQPGIGYMTQVRNKEKAVAEHGHGGHGHEAKEESHS, encoded by the coding sequence ATGGAAAGCAATAACAAAACATACTGGAAAGGTTTAGAGGAGTTGAATTCAACTTCCGAGTTTGAAGCTTTACAGAAAAGAGAATTTGCTGAAGACTTACCAATTGAAGAGATCCTGTCAGGCAAGGCAATTGACAGCACTGTTATGCCTCGCCGCGATTTCTTAAAATCACTTGGTTTTGGAGTAGGTGCTGTTGCCCTAGCTGCATGTAACCAAGCGCCTGTTACCAAAGCGGTTCCTTACCTGATCAAGCCTGAAGAAATTACTCCGGGTATTCCTAATTACTATACCGGCATCTCTAAAGATGGTTATGGTATATTGGTGAAGACCCGTGAAGGTCGCCCTATTAAAATTGAGGGTAATACTAACTGTCCAATCGGGCAGGGTGGTGTTGACTCAGCAGGCCACGCTTCAGTAATTGATTTATATGATTCTACTAAATTACATGCTCCAGTACTAAAAGGTAGCGAGTCTAATTGGGAAGATGTAGACGCCTTTGTAAAAGAGCAATTAGCTAAAGTAAACACTAGCGGTAAAAAAATCGTGTTATTGACTGATTCAATTAACAGTCCGTCAACTAACGCTGTTATCGCAGACTTTATTAAAGCATATCCTACTGCAAAACAAGTTACTTATGATGCAGTATCTTATTCTGGAATTATCAATGCTAATAAAAACAGCTTTGAGAAAGCAGTTATTCCTTCTTACAAGTTTGATAATGCCAATTTAATTGTGAGTTTCGGTGCCGATTTCTTAGGTACTTGGATTTCTCCGGTTGAGTTTACCCGTCAGTATGTTTCAAAACGTAATGCGAAACATTTGAAAGAAGCAAAAGCAATGTCACGTCACATTCAGTTTGAAACTGAAATGTCGTTGACTGGTTCAAATGCTGATGTTCGTATTCCGGTTCGTCCTTCGCAATCAGGTTTAGCTCTTATTGGTTTATATAACAATGTTGCAAAACTTGCAGGAGCTCAAACTTTCAGTGTTGAAACTCCTGAATTTGCAGGTAACATCATCGCTAAAACAGCTAAAGAACTTTGGGAAAACAAAGGAAAATCATTAGTTGTAGCAGGTTCAAATGATGTTTCTACTCAAGTATTAGTAAATGCAATTAATGCCTTATTAGGTAACTACGGTTCTACTATTGATTTAGATACCCCTAGTCAACAATTTAAGGGTAATGATGCCGAAGTTGTTGAATTGGTAAATGAAATGAATCGTGGTGAAGTTGGTGCTTTATTCGTTTATGGTGTAAACCCTGTTTACTCATATCCTAAAGCGTCAGACTTTGCAGCTGCCTTGAAAAAGGTTGCCTTAAAAGTTTCTTTCGCAGAGCGTGAAGATGAAACAGCTAAAGGTTTTGATGTAATTGCTCCTGATCATCATTCATTGGAAGCTTGGACCGATGCAGAACCTCGTAAAGGAGTGTTCTTAATTGGTCAGCCAACTATCAACCCAATTTATGATACACGTCCAGCACAGAAAAGCTTGTTAGTATGGGCTAATAATCCTGTTGAATATTTAGACTACGTTAAGAATGTTTGGAGTACCATCATCTTCCCTCAGGTAGGTGCAGGGATTTTCCAAGATCAGTGGGATACCTTATTGCGTACTGGTTTTGTTAAAACAGCTGGTGCTGTAGCACAACCTTATACATTTGCTAAAGACTTATCAACTGTAGTTTCTACCATTACTAATAACAGTAAAGCTGCTTCAGGTAAAGTAGAGTTAACAGTATTCAAACATACCAATGTTGGCGACGGTCGCGGTGCAAATAATCCATTATTGCAAGAATGTCCAGATCCAGTGTCAAAAGTTACTTGGGACAACTACGTAGCTCTTTCAGAGAAGTTTGCCAAAGAACAAGGTATTGAAGAGTTTGATGTTGTTAAAGTAGAAACTAATGGTTATTCGATTGAATTGCCAGTTATCTTACAACCAGGTCAGGCTTATGGTACTGCTTCAATTGCATTAGGTTATGGTCGTACTGATGCTGGTAAAGCTGGTAACGAAGTAGGTAAAAATGCATTCCCATTCGTAAGCATCGTTAATGGTAGCTTGCAAAACTTTAATTCGGTTTCAATTACCAAAACTGGTGATTCTTACGAATTAGCTAGAACTCAAACTCACCATTCTTTCGAAGGTCGCGATATTATCAGAGAAACTACGATCTCTGCGTACGCTAAAGACCCTGCGTCAGGAAGTCATGGTCACCATGATTTAGCTGAAATCTCTGAGCAGAATGAAAAAGGTGAAGCTAAACGTGATAAATATGGTAACCTTAAGTTGTTGAACCTTTGGGAAGACAAAGAAAAAAGAGGTCACCACTGGGGTATGGCAATCGACTTGAACGCTTGTACAGGTTGTGGTTCTTGTATCATCAGCTGTAATATCGAGAATAACGTTGCTGTAGTAGGTCGTGATGAGGTTCGTCGTCGTCGTGAAATGCACTGGTTACGTATCGATCGTTACTATTCGAAAGTTGAAGAGGGTACTGAAGGTTACATGGGTAAAGACAGTAAAGAAGAAGCTGTTGAAGTTGTTCACCAACCAATGCTTTGTCAGCACTGTGATCATGCACCTTGTGAAACTGTTTGTCCGGTATTGGCAACTATGCACTCTTCAGAAGGTTTGAACCAAATGGCTTACAACCGTTGTTTCGGTACTCGTTACTGTGCTAACAACTGTCCATACAAAGTTCGTCGTTTCAACTGGTTCAACTACACTGATAACGATAAGTTTGACTACTACATGAACAACCCAATGGGTAAATTAGTATTGAACCCGGATGTTGTAGTTCGTTCACGTGGTGTGATGGAGAAATGTTCGATGTGTGTTCAACGTATTCAGGCTGGTAAACTACAAGCGAAAATGGAAAACCGTCCGTTGAAAGATGGTGATATCAAAACTGCTTGTCAGCAATCATGTCCTTCAAATGCAATTGTATTCGGTGATATTAATGATCCTGAAAGCGAAGTGTCGAAATTGCTTCATAACGAGCGTACATATTATGTGTTAGAGTCAATTGGTGTTCAGCCAGGTATTGGATACATGACACAAGTTCGTAACAAAGAGAAAGCAGTAGCAGAGCACGGACATGGTGGTCATGGTCACGAGGCTAAAGAAGAGAGTCATTCATAA
- the nrfD gene encoding NrfD/PsrC family molybdoenzyme membrane anchor subunit, translating into MHESIIRKPLVTGTPDMHTVTEDICRPVESTPSKAWWIGFSLAFAGFILWLVSFGYTAWVGLGAWGLNKTVGWAWDITNFVWWVGIGHAGTLISAVLLLFRQSWRNSINRSAEAMTIFAVICAATYILAHMGRPWLAYWAFPLPNQFGSLWVNFNSPLIWDVFAISTYFSVSCLFWYVGLLPDIATVRDRATGVRKQVYSVLSFGWTSSARSWIRFESISLILSGISTPLVLSVHTIVSFDFATSVIPGWHTTIFPPYFVAGAIFSGFAMVQTLLLVARVVLKLENYITLYHIELMNIIILVTGSIVGVAYLTELFIAWYSGVEYEQYAFLNRVSGPYWWAYWLMMTCNVISPQLMWFKKLRTSLVFTFIISIVVNIGMWFERFVIIVTSLHRDYLPSSWAMFTPTIVDVGLYVGSIGLFFTLFLLFIRFLPSVAMAEVKLLLKHSSEEAKNKAKKHAHPTHQPVEGNVVIATTATIKKGESNEE; encoded by the coding sequence ATGCACGAGTCAATTATTAGAAAACCTTTGGTAACCGGTACGCCTGATATGCATACTGTTACCGAAGATATTTGCCGCCCGGTTGAGAGTACTCCAAGCAAGGCGTGGTGGATAGGATTCTCCCTTGCATTTGCAGGGTTTATCCTTTGGTTGGTAAGTTTTGGTTACACTGCCTGGGTTGGACTAGGCGCATGGGGATTAAACAAAACAGTAGGATGGGCATGGGACATCACCAACTTCGTTTGGTGGGTAGGTATCGGTCACGCCGGAACGCTTATTTCGGCAGTATTGTTACTATTCCGTCAAAGCTGGCGTAACTCAATTAACCGTTCTGCTGAGGCGATGACGATCTTTGCCGTAATTTGTGCAGCTACGTACATTTTGGCGCACATGGGTCGTCCTTGGTTAGCTTACTGGGCTTTCCCATTACCGAACCAGTTTGGTTCTTTGTGGGTAAACTTTAACTCTCCACTAATTTGGGACGTATTTGCGATCTCGACCTATTTCTCGGTATCATGTTTATTCTGGTATGTAGGTTTATTACCTGACATTGCCACTGTACGTGACCGCGCTACCGGTGTCCGCAAGCAAGTTTACTCTGTATTAAGCTTCGGATGGACTTCATCTGCACGCAGCTGGATCCGTTTCGAATCAATTTCGTTGATCCTTTCTGGTATTTCAACTCCTCTGGTACTTTCGGTACACACCATCGTATCCTTCGACTTTGCAACTTCTGTAATTCCGGGATGGCACACCACCATTTTCCCTCCTTACTTCGTTGCGGGAGCGATTTTCTCTGGTTTCGCAATGGTGCAAACCTTATTGTTGGTAGCACGTGTTGTATTGAAACTTGAAAACTATATCACCCTTTATCACATCGAATTGATGAACATCATCATTTTGGTAACTGGTTCGATTGTAGGTGTTGCTTACTTGACTGAGTTGTTCATTGCTTGGTATTCAGGTGTTGAGTATGAACAATATGCATTCTTAAACCGTGTTTCTGGTCCTTATTGGTGGGCATACTGGTTAATGATGACTTGTAACGTAATTTCTCCTCAGTTAATGTGGTTCAAAAAATTGCGTACCAGTTTGGTATTTACCTTCATCATTTCAATTGTTGTAAACATCGGTATGTGGTTCGAGCGTTTCGTAATTATCGTGACCTCACTACACCGTGATTACCTGCCTTCTTCTTGGGCAATGTTTACTCCTACAATTGTTGACGTAGGATTGTACGTTGGTTCAATCGGTTTATTCTTCACCCTGTTCTTATTGTTTATCCGCTTCCTGCCTTCAGTGGCAATGGCTGAGGTAAAATTATTATTGAAGCATTCAAGTGAAGAAGCTAAGAATAAAGCTAAAAAGCATGCACATCCAACTCACCAACCTGTAGAAGGTAATGTGGTTATTGCTACTACAGCGACAATTAAGAAAGGAGAGTCAAATGAAGAATAA
- a CDS encoding DUF3341 domain-containing protein yields MKNKKFAIGLYDDEDVLKAGITSIQNKGQEIFDVYTPYPVHGLENVFFVPRSRLPIAAFCFGCLGLSLAFLMIWYMITYDWPMDIGGKPNFPIVSFIPICFEWTVLFASFGMGFTFFMANRLIPFSTPRIMDERATDDRFVVAIEVTDNNESSVADLIRQSGAVEVKYKTF; encoded by the coding sequence ATGAAGAATAAGAAATTTGCCATCGGTTTATATGATGATGAGGATGTTCTGAAAGCAGGCATCACTTCTATACAAAATAAAGGACAAGAGATATTTGATGTTTATACTCCATATCCAGTTCACGGATTAGAGAATGTATTTTTTGTTCCGCGTTCTCGACTGCCAATTGCAGCTTTCTGTTTTGGTTGTTTGGGACTATCATTGGCTTTCTTAATGATTTGGTACATGATTACCTACGATTGGCCAATGGATATCGGTGGTAAACCAAACTTCCCAATTGTGAGTTTCATTCCGATTTGTTTCGAGTGGACCGTATTGTTCGCTTCATTCGGTATGGGCTTCACATTCTTTATGGCTAACCGCTTAATTCCGTTCTCTACACCAAGAATTATGGATGAGCGTGCAACTGACGACCGTTTCGTTGTAGCCATTGAAGTTACTGATAATAATGAGTCGAGTGTAGCTGATCTAATCAGACAATCAGGTGCAGTAGAGGTTAAATACAAAACTTTTTAA
- a CDS encoding deoxyhypusine synthase family protein has product MEKKRNTISSFMEKYYLHFNAAAMVDAAKGYEKHLEEGGKMMITLAGAMSTAEMGKILAEMIRQGKVDIISCTGANLEEDIMNLVAHKSYKRVPNYRDLSPQEEWDLLENGFNRVTDTCIPEEEAFRRLQKHIFHQWKTAQDNGERYLPHEFMYKMLLSGDLEQYYEIDPKDSWMLAAAERNLPIICPGWEDSTMGNIFASYCIKGELNPSTMKSGIEYMTYLSDWYIKNSGGKGVGFFQIGGGIAGDFPICVVPMLYQDMEMETIPFWSYFCQISDSTTSYGSYSGAVPNEKITWGKLDIDTPKFIIESDATIVAPLIFAWLLDM; this is encoded by the coding sequence ATGGAAAAGAAACGTAATACTATTTCATCATTCATGGAAAAGTACTACCTGCATTTCAACGCTGCGGCGATGGTAGATGCGGCTAAGGGGTACGAAAAACATCTTGAAGAAGGTGGTAAAATGATGATTACCCTTGCCGGTGCCATGAGTACGGCTGAAATGGGCAAGATTCTGGCCGAAATGATTCGTCAAGGAAAGGTTGACATCATTTCTTGTACCGGAGCTAACCTTGAAGAGGATATTATGAATCTTGTGGCGCACAAAAGTTATAAGCGTGTTCCTAATTACCGAGATTTGAGCCCTCAAGAAGAATGGGATTTATTGGAAAATGGTTTTAACCGCGTAACTGATACTTGTATTCCTGAGGAAGAAGCTTTTCGTCGTTTGCAGAAACATATTTTCCATCAATGGAAAACTGCACAAGATAATGGGGAGCGTTATCTTCCACATGAATTCATGTACAAAATGTTGCTTTCTGGCGATTTGGAGCAATATTATGAAATTGACCCTAAGGATAGCTGGATGTTGGCTGCTGCAGAACGCAATTTGCCTATTATCTGTCCGGGATGGGAAGACTCAACCATGGGGAATATCTTCGCTTCGTACTGCATTAAGGGTGAGTTGAACCCATCAACTATGAAGTCGGGGATTGAATACATGACCTATTTGTCTGATTGGTACATTAAAAACTCAGGTGGTAAGGGAGTAGGTTTCTTCCAAATCGGTGGAGGTATTGCAGGAGATTTCCCAATCTGTGTAGTTCCTATGCTGTACCAGGATATGGAAATGGAGACAATTCCATTCTGGAGTTATTTCTGCCAGATCTCGGATTCAACAACCAGTTACGGTTCGTATTCAGGTGCAGTTCCGAATGAGAAAATTACGTGGGGAAAACTGGACATTGATACCCCAAAATTTATTATTGAGTCCGATGCCACAATTGTAGCTCCGCTTATTTTTGCATGGCTACTTGATATGTAA
- a CDS encoding SusD/RagB family nutrient-binding outer membrane lipoprotein: MKKIFKYTFLSLLVLGSTTGCSKLEDFGDTNVNPAGAKDPIVGALLTNVMAGTTALTGSNPGLGGFATQTRPGLYGQYFSETQYTDVSLYSAPQIDFNNLYSGALFDLQNIIDQNKSKNMNTIAKILQQYIFWTITDRWGDVPYSAALKGATSLTPKYDKQEDIYKAMMAALASSVNEFDNSIITGDIIFNGDVAAWKRFANSLRMMMAIQLSKKVGGPDGFAAAEFKAALNNPAGYISTNAQNVKVSYPGGNFKNSWWGVYDGRKDYAESKTMTDLMASLGDSRQNAFGGITQDQGKPNSFTTSSVGMPYGLKRASAEAFTAANPGWARILRGDFRKEDATVVIISAAQVALARAEAAQLGWTTESAQAAYNQGIALSFEQWGIAVPAGYLTQASVVLDGTENVKKISTQRYIASYPDGLQSWNIWRKSGYPVLTPAPDATNSSKQIPRRYMYSAGERGSNKVNVEEAIARIPNGDTQDSKVWWDQ, from the coding sequence ATGAAAAAAATATTTAAATATACATTCCTCAGTCTTCTTGTTCTCGGATCTACTACCGGGTGTTCAAAGCTGGAAGATTTTGGAGATACAAATGTTAATCCGGCTGGAGCTAAGGATCCGATTGTTGGCGCATTATTAACCAACGTAATGGCTGGTACAACAGCACTTACTGGGTCTAACCCAGGACTAGGGGGCTTTGCAACGCAAACCCGTCCAGGATTATATGGTCAATATTTTTCAGAGACGCAATACACCGATGTGTCATTGTATAGTGCTCCACAAATTGATTTTAATAATCTTTATTCGGGTGCTTTATTTGACCTTCAGAATATTATTGATCAAAATAAAAGCAAGAATATGAATACTATTGCTAAGATATTGCAGCAATATATATTCTGGACAATTACTGATCGTTGGGGTGATGTTCCATATAGCGCGGCTTTAAAAGGTGCTACTTCGCTTACTCCTAAATACGATAAACAGGAAGATATCTACAAAGCAATGATGGCTGCCCTTGCAAGTTCAGTAAATGAATTCGACAATTCTATCATAACTGGTGATATTATATTTAATGGCGATGTAGCTGCATGGAAACGTTTTGCTAACTCTTTACGTATGATGATGGCTATCCAGCTTTCAAAAAAAGTAGGTGGTCCGGATGGTTTTGCTGCTGCAGAGTTTAAAGCTGCTTTGAATAATCCTGCTGGTTATATTTCTACTAATGCACAAAACGTTAAGGTGAGCTATCCTGGAGGTAACTTCAAAAACAGTTGGTGGGGAGTTTACGATGGTCGTAAGGACTATGCCGAGAGTAAAACAATGACTGACTTAATGGCTTCTTTGGGAGATTCTCGCCAAAATGCTTTTGGAGGTATTACTCAAGATCAAGGTAAACCAAATTCATTCACTACTTCAAGTGTTGGTATGCCATATGGTCTTAAACGTGCATCAGCAGAAGCATTTACAGCAGCAAATCCTGGATGGGCTCGTATTCTAAGAGGTGACTTTAGGAAAGAAGATGCCACTGTAGTGATCATTAGTGCTGCACAGGTTGCTTTAGCAAGGGCAGAGGCTGCTCAGTTAGGGTGGACCACTGAAAGCGCGCAAGCGGCCTATAATCAAGGTATAGCGTTGTCATTTGAGCAGTGGGGAATTGCTGTTCCTGCGGGTTATTTAACTCAGGCATCTGTAGTTTTGGATGGCACTGAAAATGTTAAAAAGATTTCGACCCAACGTTATATTGCATCCTATCCAGACGGTTTACAGTCTTGGAACATTTGGAGAAAGTCGGGATATCCTGTTTTAACACCAGCTCCTGACGCTACCAATTCAAGTAAACAAATTCCTAGACGCTACATGTATTCTGCTGGCGAGCGTGGCTCTAATAAAGTTAATGTAGAAGAGGCAATTGCTCGTATTCCTAATGGTGATACTCAGGATTCAAAAGTTTGGTGGGATCAATAA
- a CDS encoding cytochrome c, producing MSMLENKFKGVLLMGLATAVVFTSCSKVKRDPGLEYSPQMYRSVPYNPDQPNSVFADGKSAQTPVAGTVPTNYEVFHYPQTPEGYEAAGAELKSPLAQTKENFEEGKRLFTNMCSHCHGKTGMADGNVVAKAGFPAPPAYNSAQLKDLPEGKMFFSITYGKGAMGAHASQLSKEERWKIIQYVQYLQKQ from the coding sequence ATGAGTATGTTAGAAAATAAATTTAAAGGCGTTTTATTAATGGGTTTAGCCACTGCAGTTGTATTTACATCTTGTTCGAAGGTTAAACGCGATCCGGGATTGGAATATTCACCTCAGATGTATCGTTCTGTTCCTTACAATCCTGATCAACCTAATTCAGTTTTTGCTGATGGAAAATCGGCTCAAACTCCGGTTGCTGGTACTGTTCCAACCAATTATGAAGTATTTCATTATCCGCAAACTCCGGAAGGGTATGAGGCTGCCGGTGCAGAATTAAAAAGTCCGCTTGCTCAAACAAAAGAGAACTTTGAGGAAGGTAAGAGATTGTTTACCAACATGTGTTCGCATTGTCATGGTAAAACCGGTATGGCTGACGGAAACGTTGTAGCTAAAGCTGGATTCCCAGCTCCTCCTGCTTACAATTCCGCACAGCTTAAGGATTTACCTGAAGGCAAAATGTTCTTCTCAATTACATACGGTAAAGGTGCTATGGGTGCTCATGCCTCACAGTTATCAAAAGAAGAGCGTTGGAAAATCATTCAATATGTTCAATACCTTCAGAAACAATAA